The Spirosoma radiotolerans genome has a window encoding:
- a CDS encoding DUF3817 domain-containing protein gives MTDTLFNSPKIRLRVVGLAEGVSYLLLLFIGVPLKRLGGHPEVVQLIGPIHGLLFLFYVLTVIQAKTEYEWPLGKTLLALVASIVPGGTFYADHKIFRHLPGRPTPQ, from the coding sequence ATGACCGATACGCTGTTTAATTCGCCCAAAATTCGCCTACGGGTTGTGGGGCTGGCAGAAGGGGTTTCATACCTGCTGCTCTTATTTATTGGTGTCCCGCTGAAGCGCCTGGGCGGGCACCCGGAAGTGGTTCAACTCATTGGCCCCATTCATGGCCTACTGTTTTTGTTTTACGTATTGACGGTTATTCAGGCGAAGACCGAATACGAATGGCCTTTGGGTAAAACGCTGTTAGCGCTAGTGGCATCGATTGTTCCGGGAGGTACCTTCTACGCAGATCATAAAATCTTTCGTCACTTACCCGGCCGGCCAACACCTCAATGA
- a CDS encoding heavy-metal-associated domain-containing protein: MTVLVFKTNMVCAGCKQTVTKALSRFGNAIRWTVDLDDCDKILRVETTRISPHAILQVMHEAGFMCEELV, from the coding sequence ATGACCGTACTGGTGTTTAAAACCAACATGGTTTGCGCCGGGTGCAAGCAAACCGTTACCAAGGCCTTAAGCCGTTTTGGCAATGCCATCCGCTGGACCGTCGACCTAGATGATTGCGACAAAATTCTGCGCGTAGAAACCACCCGTATCTCTCCCCATGCCATCCTTCAGGTGATGCATGAAGCTGGTTTTATGTGTGAGGAACTAGTATAA